One segment of Streptosporangium brasiliense DNA contains the following:
- a CDS encoding lysoplasmalogenase: MSRNLLTAFWACSALHLLSLVTGLTTVEWVSKALLMPLLAAWLLSRSGPRLVAAGLLASAAGDVALEIDGLFVAGMVCFAVAHVCYVTFFLRGGGRFLRGGGGGGRRWAVLIGYGVLWLVLVAALWPRLGDLRIPVGVYSLILTATAVTSAWHGRRTGAGGALFLLSDGLIALGLAGIDLPLHGPLVMTTYIAAQYLLASGALRRQELRKEGRPTPPRAVPGGTAAG, encoded by the coding sequence GTGTCCCGTAATCTGCTGACCGCTTTCTGGGCCTGTTCGGCGCTCCACCTGCTGTCCCTGGTCACGGGCCTGACCACGGTCGAGTGGGTGAGCAAGGCGCTGCTGATGCCGCTGCTGGCGGCCTGGCTGCTGAGCCGGAGCGGCCCACGGCTGGTCGCGGCGGGTCTGCTCGCCTCCGCCGCGGGAGACGTCGCGCTCGAGATCGACGGGCTCTTCGTCGCGGGCATGGTCTGTTTCGCCGTCGCGCATGTGTGCTACGTGACGTTCTTCCTGCGGGGAGGCGGCCGCTTCCTGCGGGGAGGGGGAGGCGGCGGGCGGCGGTGGGCGGTCCTCATCGGGTACGGCGTGCTCTGGCTGGTCCTCGTCGCCGCCCTCTGGCCGCGCCTGGGCGACCTGCGGATCCCCGTGGGCGTCTACTCCCTGATCCTCACCGCGACCGCCGTCACCTCCGCCTGGCACGGCCGGCGGACCGGAGCCGGCGGCGCGCTGTTCCTGCTCTCGGACGGGCTGATCGCGCTGGGGCTGGCCGGGATCGACCTCCCGCTGCACGGTCCGCTGGTGATGACCACCTACATCGCCGCCCAGTACCTCCTGGCCTCAGGCGCGCTCCGGCGGCAGGAACTCCGGAAGGAGGGGCGTCCAACGCCGCCACGGGCGGTGCCCGGAGGAACCGCGGCCGGTTGA
- a CDS encoding HNH endonuclease family protein produces the protein MVFLRRTVRVAVLTLLVTPIIAVTTASQAAADARKRPQADAGAPARRMLAQLKVAGPLSIRGYSHRRFQPRWAHHRGRCDAREVVLARDGRRVRRNAACHPVKGVWYSPYDGKWLKSEKQVDVDHVVPLAYAWRSGASRWSQARRRAFANDLTRPELVVVSHSVNIAKGAQGPQSWRPPRRSYWCRYATSWITVKHHYRLFVTREEKVALLNMLRTCRR, from the coding sequence ATGGTCTTCTTGAGGCGGACGGTCCGAGTCGCCGTACTTACCCTTCTGGTCACCCCGATCATCGCCGTCACCACTGCCTCGCAGGCGGCGGCCGACGCGCGCAAGCGGCCACAGGCCGATGCCGGGGCGCCGGCCCGCCGCATGCTGGCCCAGCTGAAAGTCGCCGGTCCATTGTCGATCCGTGGTTACAGCCACCGGCGGTTCCAGCCCCGATGGGCGCACCACAGGGGCAGGTGCGACGCACGAGAGGTGGTCCTGGCCCGCGACGGGCGACGGGTGCGCAGGAACGCGGCCTGCCACCCGGTCAAGGGGGTCTGGTACAGCCCATACGACGGCAAGTGGTTGAAAAGCGAGAAGCAGGTCGACGTCGACCACGTCGTGCCGCTGGCGTACGCCTGGCGCTCCGGCGCCAGCAGATGGAGCCAGGCGCGGCGGCGCGCCTTCGCCAACGACCTCACCCGCCCCGAGCTGGTAGTGGTCAGCCACTCCGTCAACATCGCCAAGGGTGCCCAGGGGCCGCAGAGCTGGCGGCCGCCACGCCGCAGCTACTGGTGCCGCTATGCGACCTCATGGATCACCGTGAAGCATCACTACCGGCTCTTCGTGACCCGGGAGGAGAAGGTGGCCCTGCTCAACATGCTCCGCACCTGCCGAAGGTAG
- a CDS encoding SDR family oxidoreductase: MTILITGANGNVSGALLRSLSAVPDVKLRALVRDPVKAPALPGVEVAVGDLDRPDTLTEAFSGVDTLWLLTAMGPQAPHASMNAVWAARQAGVRHIVRLSAVGAAHDAPTRNGRLHALSDDELRASGIDWTIIKPHFFMQNLLGSVNGDVLYGGLGEGRLGLIDVRDIADFGARVLTAPRAHAGKTYTLTGPAAISLHEAAATLGPVLGAPITYQPLPDEQVYESMIGFGVPEWIAAVSVEYGRAYAGGWGDFTTTDFPDVVGREARAFAEFARDHAAHLRAA; encoded by the coding sequence ATGACCATCCTGATCACCGGCGCCAACGGCAACGTCTCCGGAGCCCTGCTCCGGTCCCTGAGCGCCGTCCCCGACGTCAAGCTACGCGCCCTGGTCCGTGACCCGGTCAAGGCTCCGGCGCTGCCCGGCGTCGAGGTGGCGGTCGGCGACCTGGACCGGCCCGACACGCTGACCGAGGCGTTCTCCGGCGTCGACACCCTGTGGCTGCTCACCGCGATGGGCCCCCAGGCGCCGCACGCCAGTATGAACGCCGTCTGGGCCGCCCGCCAGGCCGGGGTCAGGCACATCGTGCGCCTGTCGGCCGTCGGCGCCGCCCACGACGCCCCCACCCGCAACGGCCGCCTGCACGCCCTGTCCGACGACGAGCTGCGGGCCTCCGGCATCGACTGGACGATCATCAAGCCGCACTTCTTCATGCAGAACCTGCTCGGTTCGGTGAACGGCGACGTCCTGTACGGCGGGCTCGGCGAGGGGCGTCTGGGCCTGATCGACGTCCGCGACATCGCCGACTTCGGGGCGCGTGTCCTGACCGCCCCCCGGGCCCACGCGGGCAAGACCTACACCCTCACCGGCCCGGCCGCGATCTCCCTGCACGAGGCCGCCGCCACCCTGGGACCGGTGCTCGGCGCCCCCATCACCTACCAGCCCCTTCCGGACGAGCAGGTCTACGAGTCCATGATCGGATTCGGTGTGCCCGAGTGGATCGCCGCGGTCAGCGTCGAGTACGGCAGGGCCTACGCGGGCGGCTGGGGCGACTTCACCACCACGGACTTCCCCGACGTGGTCGGCCGCGAGGCCCGCGCCTTCGCCGAGTTCGCCCGCGATCACGCCGCTCACCTCCGCGCTGCGTGA
- a CDS encoding ABC transporter permease has translation MIGFALRTLRHRKAGFAGAFVALLCAAALVCACGMLLETGLRGAVAPERYAGAPVIVAGDQSVRRTVGGSEGKSKTKAKPLAERAWIPASLAERLRRVPGVERVVTEVIFPVYTGAGRAQGHGWESAALTPFTLRSGRGPRAGDEVVVDARSGLAVGARLDVVTGEGARSYRVTGVTAQALPGQATLFFAPAEARRLAGRPGQVSAIGVFPQVDVSAALKDVKALAHTGDGRGTVEFLDAEKARATLVSLGGALGGTSLLVAVLVVTGTFSLSIQQRRREIALLRAVAATPGQVRRLLGGEALLVAGVAGLIGSGAGVGLGFWLRSRFVALGAMPEHLRLVVSPFPVIVALAATVLAAWVAALLSARRVIRIRPVEALGEAALPAARLPRARTVAGLLLTGGGVALTLLLSALSTEAASSPVTMLTALVWTAAVALLGPVVARAATAVLGPLLRAAGAGGHLAAANLRAGSARLASVVTSLGLMTAMTCTILSVQTTMGHAAQEQAGAGSRADYVLGPRVPGVVAQALREMPGVEAVTEVLHTSVRVGLDKYGAQAVTADGLDRTVDLDVVSGSLDRLGQGDIAVSENAAGRLGVAVGGRVSLTLGDGTPVTLGVVAIYARGLGFGELTLSHALVAQHVDDPLGTLLVSAPSVSRAAIAGAAPGAVVLDRAQAVEAVASNAGVNYVAMGLIVAFTAIAVVNTLAMSTSDRSRELALLRLVGTTRRQVLRMLRLETLVAVVVAVVLGTGIALVTLAAFSLGMTGSAVPYVDPLGYVAVVAAAAVLALVATVLPARLLLREHPAEAVGARQ, from the coding sequence ATGATCGGGTTCGCGTTGCGGACACTCCGGCACCGCAAGGCCGGGTTCGCGGGCGCCTTCGTGGCCCTGCTCTGCGCCGCCGCGCTGGTCTGCGCCTGCGGGATGTTGCTGGAGACCGGATTGCGCGGCGCCGTCGCGCCCGAGCGCTACGCGGGTGCCCCGGTGATCGTGGCCGGTGACCAGTCCGTCCGCCGGACGGTCGGCGGATCCGAGGGGAAGTCGAAGACCAAGGCCAAGCCGCTGGCCGAACGGGCGTGGATCCCCGCCTCGCTGGCCGAGCGGCTGCGCCGGGTCCCCGGGGTCGAGCGGGTGGTCACCGAAGTGATCTTCCCCGTCTACACCGGGGCGGGCCGGGCGCAGGGCCACGGCTGGGAGTCGGCTGCTCTCACCCCGTTCACGCTGCGTTCGGGCCGCGGGCCGCGGGCCGGTGACGAGGTGGTCGTGGACGCCCGTTCTGGCCTGGCCGTGGGCGCCCGGCTGGACGTGGTGACCGGGGAGGGAGCGCGGAGCTACCGGGTGACGGGCGTCACCGCGCAGGCCCTGCCCGGCCAGGCCACGCTCTTCTTCGCCCCCGCCGAGGCCCGCCGGCTGGCTGGCCGGCCGGGGCAGGTCAGCGCCATCGGCGTCTTCCCGCAGGTGGACGTGTCCGCCGCGCTGAAGGACGTCAAGGCGCTCGCCCACACCGGGGACGGCCGAGGCACGGTCGAGTTCCTCGACGCCGAGAAGGCACGGGCGACGCTGGTCAGCCTGGGCGGCGCGCTGGGCGGCACGTCGCTGCTCGTCGCGGTCCTCGTCGTGACCGGCACGTTCTCCCTGTCCATCCAGCAGCGCCGACGCGAGATCGCCCTGCTGCGCGCCGTCGCGGCCACCCCCGGACAGGTGCGCAGGCTGCTCGGCGGCGAGGCCCTGCTGGTCGCCGGCGTCGCCGGGCTCATCGGTTCCGGCGCGGGTGTCGGGCTGGGCTTCTGGCTGCGCTCCAGGTTCGTGGCGCTGGGCGCGATGCCCGAGCACCTGCGGCTGGTGGTCAGCCCGTTCCCGGTGATCGTCGCGCTGGCGGCCACCGTGCTGGCCGCGTGGGTCGCGGCGCTCCTGTCCGCCCGGCGGGTCATCAGGATCCGGCCCGTGGAGGCGCTCGGCGAGGCGGCCCTGCCGGCGGCGCGGCTGCCCCGGGCCCGGACGGTCGCCGGTCTGCTCCTCACCGGCGGCGGCGTCGCGCTGACCCTCCTGCTGTCGGCGCTGTCGACCGAGGCGGCCTCCAGCCCGGTCACCATGCTCACCGCGCTGGTGTGGACGGCCGCCGTGGCGCTGCTCGGCCCGGTCGTCGCGCGGGCGGCGACGGCCGTGCTCGGGCCGCTGCTGCGGGCGGCCGGGGCCGGCGGTCACCTGGCCGCGGCCAACCTGCGCGCCGGCTCCGCGCGGCTGGCGTCCGTCGTCACGTCGCTCGGCCTGATGACCGCGATGACCTGCACGATCCTGTCCGTCCAGACCACGATGGGGCACGCCGCGCAGGAGCAGGCCGGCGCGGGCAGCCGCGCCGACTACGTCCTCGGCCCGCGGGTCCCGGGCGTCGTCGCGCAGGCGCTGCGGGAGATGCCCGGCGTCGAGGCGGTCACCGAGGTGCTGCACACCTCGGTGCGGGTCGGTCTCGACAAGTACGGCGCGCAGGCGGTGACCGCCGACGGCCTGGACCGGACGGTCGACCTGGACGTGGTGTCGGGCTCGCTCGACCGTCTCGGCCAGGGAGACATCGCGGTCAGTGAGAACGCGGCCGGGCGGCTCGGCGTCGCCGTCGGCGGCCGGGTGAGCCTCACGCTGGGCGACGGCACCCCGGTCACGCTCGGGGTCGTCGCGATCTACGCCCGCGGCCTGGGCTTCGGCGAGCTCACCCTCTCCCACGCGCTGGTGGCCCAGCACGTGGACGACCCGCTCGGGACCCTGCTCGTCTCGGCGCCCTCCGTGTCCCGCGCCGCGATCGCCGGGGCGGCCCCCGGGGCCGTCGTGCTCGACCGGGCCCAGGCGGTCGAGGCGGTGGCGTCCAACGCCGGGGTCAACTACGTGGCGATGGGCCTGATCGTCGCCTTCACCGCGATCGCCGTGGTCAACACGCTGGCCATGTCGACCTCGGACAGGTCTCGCGAGCTGGCGCTGCTCCGCCTGGTCGGCACCACACGGCGGCAGGTGCTGCGGATGCTCCGGCTGGAGACGCTCGTGGCGGTCGTGGTCGCGGTGGTCCTCGGTACGGGGATCGCGCTGGTCACGTTGGCGGCGTTCAGTCTGGGCATGACCGGCTCGGCCGTGCCGTACGTCGACCCGCTCGGCTATGTCGCGGTGGTCGCCGCCGCGGCGGTCCTCGCCCTGGTGGCGACCGTGCTCCCGGCCCGGCTCCTGCTGCGGGAGCACCCGGCGGAGGCCGTCGGCGCGCGGCAGTGA
- a CDS encoding ABC transporter ATP-binding protein, protein MTDAVRLDAVSKVYGKGQGAVAALREVSAAFTRGSFTAVMGPSGSGKSTFLHCAAGLDVPSSGSVRLGGTELAGMDETALTVLRRQRVGFVFQAFNLVSSLTVLDNVTLPLRLAGVRVDSAWLAEVVRRVGLEGRTGHLPAQLSGGQQQRVAIARALVTRPEVVFGDEPTGALDTMTARDVLTLLREVVDGMGQTVVMVTHDPVAASYADTVLFLADGRIVDAMAAPTSEKVAERMTRLGAWK, encoded by the coding sequence ATGACGGATGCGGTGCGCTTGGACGCGGTGAGCAAGGTGTACGGGAAAGGCCAGGGGGCCGTGGCCGCCCTGCGCGAGGTGTCGGCGGCCTTCACCCGGGGGAGCTTCACCGCGGTGATGGGCCCCTCCGGATCGGGCAAGAGCACGTTCCTGCACTGCGCGGCCGGGCTGGACGTGCCCTCCTCCGGCTCGGTACGGCTGGGCGGCACCGAACTGGCCGGGATGGACGAGACGGCGCTGACGGTGCTGCGCAGGCAGCGGGTCGGGTTCGTGTTCCAGGCGTTCAACCTGGTCTCGTCGCTCACCGTGCTCGACAACGTCACGCTCCCCCTGCGGCTGGCCGGCGTCCGCGTGGACAGCGCGTGGCTGGCCGAGGTCGTGCGGCGGGTCGGCCTGGAGGGCCGGACCGGCCACCTGCCGGCCCAGCTCTCCGGCGGCCAGCAGCAGCGGGTGGCGATCGCGCGGGCGCTGGTCACCAGGCCCGAGGTGGTGTTCGGCGACGAGCCGACGGGCGCGCTCGACACGATGACCGCCCGCGACGTGCTGACGCTGCTGCGCGAGGTCGTCGACGGGATGGGCCAGACGGTGGTCATGGTGACGCACGACCCGGTGGCGGCGTCGTACGCCGACACCGTCCTGTTCCTGGCCGACGGCCGGATCGTGGACGCCATGGCCGCGCCGACCTCCGAGAAGGTCGCCGAGCGGATGACGAGGCTGGGGGCGTGGAAGTGA
- a CDS encoding recombinase family protein, with the protein MSKRAAILARISDADDGETAGVDDQVKDMRAFVARRGWSLSEDHVLVENDTSAFKRRKIKLPNGQSELRTVRPEFRRGLDLLATRQVDVLVVLDLDRLARQPRDLEDLIDLVEASKFAVTCESLTGSCQLTSDAGITMARIMCAVANKSSKDTARRVSRARQRQAEEGRFGGGRRPYGFEADGETPIPAEIAVIRRMADVVLLPAFGTPKGPTLAGIAGDLRAEGIMAADGGPWIAPTVRDVLLRPRNAALMVYKPGEGRKTYTPEDVIGVAPWEAIVTPEEHWVITGKLTDPHRRTNPGVAPHHLLSGIAACPCGAVVRVSGSSGKKDRPVYACQGGSNRAPGPHATAPKADLDDFVEALAVVILARDAADLIKPSQGTTDVGKIRAELAVIRERKAQLGEDRDLGIVERPEYLRRAKKLQARIEELERRFAEATQSATDPLAPFAGVESEEEALKVWKSLGHTQRREVIKSIMAVTLQPIGRGRRVPITDRVRIDPVKPSSPR; encoded by the coding sequence ATGAGCAAGCGAGCGGCCATCCTCGCCAGGATCAGCGACGCGGACGACGGGGAGACGGCCGGTGTGGACGACCAGGTCAAGGACATGCGCGCGTTCGTCGCTCGCCGAGGCTGGTCACTCAGCGAAGATCACGTGTTGGTCGAGAACGACACCAGCGCGTTCAAGCGCCGGAAGATTAAGCTTCCGAACGGCCAGAGCGAGCTACGGACCGTACGGCCGGAGTTCCGCCGAGGGCTTGATCTTCTGGCGACCCGTCAGGTTGACGTCCTAGTGGTGCTCGATCTTGACCGGCTTGCCCGTCAGCCGCGCGATCTCGAAGACCTGATTGACCTTGTGGAAGCTTCAAAGTTCGCCGTCACGTGCGAGAGCCTGACGGGGTCATGCCAGCTCACCAGCGACGCCGGGATCACGATGGCGCGGATCATGTGCGCGGTGGCCAACAAGTCGAGCAAGGACACCGCGCGGCGCGTGAGCCGGGCTCGTCAACGTCAGGCCGAAGAGGGACGGTTCGGCGGCGGGCGACGGCCGTACGGGTTCGAAGCGGACGGCGAGACCCCGATCCCCGCCGAGATAGCCGTTATCCGGCGCATGGCGGATGTGGTTCTGCTCCCGGCGTTCGGCACGCCGAAGGGTCCGACCCTGGCGGGGATCGCGGGTGATCTTCGCGCTGAAGGGATCATGGCGGCCGACGGGGGGCCATGGATCGCGCCGACCGTCCGCGATGTGCTGTTGCGCCCCCGCAACGCCGCGCTCATGGTCTACAAGCCGGGCGAGGGCCGCAAGACCTACACGCCGGAAGACGTGATCGGCGTCGCGCCGTGGGAGGCGATCGTGACCCCGGAGGAGCATTGGGTGATCACGGGCAAGCTGACCGACCCGCACCGGCGGACGAATCCCGGCGTTGCGCCCCATCACCTGTTGTCCGGCATCGCGGCCTGCCCGTGTGGCGCAGTGGTCCGCGTCTCGGGATCGAGCGGGAAGAAAGACCGGCCGGTGTACGCCTGTCAGGGGGGCTCTAATCGCGCTCCCGGTCCGCACGCGACCGCACCGAAAGCCGATCTTGACGACTTCGTGGAAGCGCTCGCGGTGGTCATCCTCGCACGGGACGCGGCCGACCTGATCAAGCCGTCTCAGGGCACCACCGACGTGGGCAAGATCCGGGCGGAACTGGCGGTGATCCGCGAACGTAAGGCCCAGCTTGGGGAAGATCGTGACCTAGGGATCGTGGAACGCCCGGAATACCTTCGCCGGGCGAAGAAACTACAGGCCAGGATTGAGGAGCTAGAACGCCGGTTCGCCGAGGCCACCCAGAGTGCAACCGATCCGCTGGCTCCCTTCGCCGGGGTGGAGTCGGAGGAGGAAGCCCTGAAGGTTTGGAAGTCGTTGGGGCACACCCAACGGCGCGAGGTCATCAAGTCGATCATGGCTGTGACGTTGCAGCCGATCGGGCGAGGCAGGCGCGTGCCCATCACCGACCGCGTACGGATCGACCCAGTCAAGCCGAGTAGCCCCCGGTAG
- a CDS encoding MMPL family transporter, with protein sequence MLAALGRLAGRRRWWVVTAAVLLALLGGVWGTGTFGALTGGAGFDDPGSESVRADELLAGPLGRWSADLVVLYDSENATVDDPEFAGPVRRALDGVPREGIARLESYWPAKTGQYVSHDRHATYVTVQFAEDGDREQVAELARIKARFQVPAASGITVRFGGTVAMTEQVNARTGGDIARAEILSVPVLLVLLLVVFRSAVAAALPLAVGTTVALGSLAVLRVLTAFTELSSSVINVITILGLGMAIDYALFMVGRFREELAAGAGVDEAVERTTATAGRTVAFSGLAVAISFAGLALFPSRFLSSMGFAAVSVVVFAVIGSLTLLPALLRFAGHRIDAWRVPLPRPRARAAVSGRGRWYRMARTVMRRPVPATAVLVLVLVGLGAPALGANWARPADWVLPADADARAVTAQLRQRFDRDPAKVVTAVVTMREAADGQDSRQRLDAYARRLDAVDGVEGAAVTGTHGSLARLTLSYAVDPMSPQARDMVARLRAQDPPADAEVLFTGMPVSRVDIVDMIGARAPWMALFVSLVSAAVLFLAFRSAALPLVTVFMSGLSLLAAFGVVTLIFQDGVGAALLGFEPIGAIDANFPVLIVAIAFGLAMDYQVFMLSRVREHYEATGDPVEAVAVGAQRTASVITSAGLLLAVVVGGFAASSIIFMKMIGVGLVLAVAIDVFLVRALLLPAVLGLLGHRAWWPRSPAAGAGGIGAAARTGARLPARPGQGHAARR encoded by the coding sequence ATGCTTGCAGCGTTGGGACGGCTGGCGGGACGGCGCCGCTGGTGGGTCGTCACCGCCGCGGTGCTGTTGGCACTGCTGGGCGGCGTCTGGGGGACGGGGACCTTCGGCGCGCTGACCGGCGGGGCCGGGTTCGACGACCCGGGCAGTGAGTCGGTCCGCGCCGACGAGCTGCTGGCGGGCCCCCTGGGCCGGTGGTCCGCCGATCTCGTCGTGCTCTACGACAGCGAGAACGCCACCGTCGACGACCCCGAGTTCGCCGGCCCCGTCCGCAGGGCCCTGGACGGTGTGCCACGCGAGGGCATCGCGCGCCTGGAGTCGTACTGGCCGGCGAAGACCGGGCAGTACGTCTCCCACGACCGCCACGCCACCTACGTCACCGTTCAGTTCGCCGAGGACGGCGACCGGGAGCAGGTCGCCGAGCTGGCCAGGATCAAGGCGCGGTTCCAGGTGCCCGCCGCGTCCGGGATCACCGTCAGGTTCGGCGGCACCGTGGCCATGACCGAGCAGGTCAACGCGCGGACCGGGGGCGATATCGCGCGGGCCGAGATCCTCTCCGTGCCGGTCCTCCTGGTGCTGCTGCTGGTCGTCTTCCGCAGCGCCGTGGCGGCCGCCCTGCCGCTCGCGGTGGGCACGACGGTGGCGCTCGGCTCGCTGGCCGTCCTGCGGGTCCTGACCGCGTTCACCGAACTGTCCAGCTCCGTGATCAACGTGATCACCATTCTCGGGCTGGGGATGGCCATCGACTACGCGCTGTTCATGGTCGGCCGGTTCCGGGAGGAGCTGGCCGCGGGGGCCGGCGTGGACGAGGCCGTGGAGCGCACCACCGCGACCGCCGGGCGGACGGTGGCCTTCTCCGGCCTGGCCGTGGCGATCTCCTTCGCCGGTCTGGCCCTGTTCCCCTCGCGTTTCCTCAGCTCCATGGGGTTCGCGGCGGTCTCGGTGGTGGTCTTCGCGGTGATCGGCTCCCTGACGCTGCTGCCCGCCCTGCTGCGGTTCGCCGGGCACCGCATCGACGCCTGGCGCGTCCCGCTGCCACGCCCCAGGGCCCGGGCCGCGGTCTCCGGGCGCGGGCGCTGGTACCGCATGGCACGCACCGTGATGCGCCGCCCCGTGCCGGCCACCGCCGTGCTCGTACTCGTACTGGTGGGGCTGGGGGCACCGGCGCTCGGGGCGAACTGGGCGCGTCCGGCCGACTGGGTGCTGCCCGCGGACGCCGACGCGCGCGCCGTCACCGCGCAGCTCCGGCAGCGCTTCGACCGCGATCCGGCCAAGGTGGTCACCGCCGTGGTGACGATGCGTGAGGCCGCCGACGGGCAGGACTCCCGTCAGCGGCTGGACGCCTACGCCCGGCGGCTCGACGCGGTGGACGGCGTCGAGGGCGCGGCCGTGACCGGGACCCATGGATCGCTGGCCCGCCTCACCCTCTCCTACGCCGTGGACCCGATGTCCCCCCAGGCCCGTGACATGGTCGCCCGGCTCCGGGCACAGGACCCGCCCGCGGACGCCGAGGTGCTGTTCACCGGCATGCCCGTCTCCCGGGTGGACATCGTGGACATGATCGGTGCGCGGGCGCCGTGGATGGCCCTGTTCGTCAGCCTGGTCTCGGCCGCCGTGCTGTTCCTGGCGTTCCGTTCGGCGGCACTGCCCCTGGTCACCGTGTTCATGAGCGGGCTGTCCCTGCTGGCCGCCTTCGGCGTGGTCACGCTGATCTTCCAGGACGGCGTCGGGGCGGCGCTGCTGGGGTTCGAGCCGATCGGCGCGATCGACGCGAACTTCCCCGTGCTGATCGTGGCCATCGCCTTCGGGCTGGCCATGGACTACCAGGTGTTCATGCTCTCCCGCGTGCGCGAACACTACGAGGCCACCGGCGACCCCGTGGAGGCGGTGGCGGTGGGCGCGCAGCGGACCGCCTCCGTGATCACCAGTGCCGGCCTGCTGCTGGCCGTGGTGGTCGGTGGGTTCGCCGCTTCGTCGATCATCTTCATGAAGATGATCGGTGTCGGGCTGGTCCTGGCCGTCGCGATCGACGTCTTCCTCGTCCGGGCGCTGTTGCTGCCCGCCGTCCTGGGGCTGCTCGGCCACCGGGCATGGTGGCCCAGGTCTCCCGCGGCCGGTGCGGGCGGGATCGGCGCGGCAGCCCGGACCGGGGCCCGGCTGCCCGCCCGACCAGGCCAGGGTCACGCAGCGCGGAGGTGA
- a CDS encoding ABC transporter permease, with protein sequence MAAATAATGTAVMVATDMTEGIIARFRTMRISRASVLTGHVVGSVIQQLLGMAVLIGIALAVGFSPDATAAEWLAATGLLTLFAVAVTWLAVALGLKSPTPRPPATPRCP encoded by the coding sequence ATGGCGGCGGCCACCGCCGCGACCGGGACCGCCGTCATGGTCGCCACCGACATGACCGAAGGCATCATCGCCCGTTTCCGCACCATGCGGATCTCCCGCGCCTCGGTCCTCACCGGCCACGTCGTCGGCAGCGTCATCCAGCAACTGCTCGGCATGGCCGTCCTCATCGGCATCGCCCTCGCGGTCGGCTTCAGCCCGGACGCCACCGCCGCCGAGTGGCTGGCCGCCACCGGCCTGCTCACCCTGTTCGCCGTGGCCGTCACCTGGCTCGCGGTCGCCCTCGGCCTGAAGTCCCCGACCCCGAGGCCGCCGGCAACGCCCCGATGCCCCTGA
- a CDS encoding ABC transporter permease — MPLILLPFLGSGSVPTDSIPTALHWFAEYQPFTPIMETVHGLLLGTPIGNSAAIAAVSYLWPLGQEHLQPGQTMKPAEQGRRTSGSDGPEPFPGRGSRETSFRPATARHRGARRCVALETAVVA, encoded by the coding sequence ATGCCCCTGATCCTGCTGCCCTTCCTCGGCAGCGGCTCCGTCCCCACCGACTCCATACCCACCGCCCTGCACTGGTTCGCCGAATACCAGCCCTTCACCCCGATCATGGAAACCGTCCACGGCCTCCTCCTCGGCACCCCGATCGGCAACAGCGCCGCCATCGCCGCCGTGTCCTACCTCTGGCCTCTGGGCCAAGAACACCTTCAACCAGGCCAGACCATGAAACCGGCCGAACAGGGCCGTCGGACCAGTGGGTCTGACGGCCCTGAGCCTTTTCCCGGCCGGGGATCGCGGGAGACTTCCTTCCGCCCGGCGACGGCCAGGCACCGGGGCGCGCGGCGATGCGTCGCCCTTGAGACCGCCGTCGTTGCTTGA
- a CDS encoding antibiotic biosynthesis monooxygenase, whose protein sequence is MTATVEITRFRVAPDRAGALLEARPAMLADFRADRAGFLGARLIRLAGDEWLDIVDWRSSEDFAASRAKGANLPGIAAFFAAIDALVSSEEGAEEGAEEGA, encoded by the coding sequence ATGACGGCAACCGTGGAGATCACTCGTTTCCGGGTGGCGCCGGACCGTGCCGGAGCACTGCTGGAAGCGCGGCCCGCCATGCTGGCGGACTTCCGCGCCGACCGCGCGGGGTTCCTCGGCGCCCGGCTGATCCGCCTGGCCGGGGACGAGTGGCTGGACATCGTCGACTGGCGCTCGTCGGAGGACTTCGCGGCCTCACGCGCCAAGGGGGCCAACCTGCCGGGGATCGCGGCCTTCTTCGCCGCGATCGACGCACTGGTCAGCTCCGAGGAAGGTGCCGAGGAAGGTGCCGAGGAAGGCGCCTGA
- a CDS encoding MarR family winged helix-turn-helix transcriptional regulator: protein MTRSARKQAEPDLGILAGQVLFAMQKELFETLAEQGHPRLRPRHGAVLAYLDAEGSRATELSRLSGQHKQVIGTLVDELVELGYVRREPDPEDRRAKLVVPTALGLDEMTRSDAIMAAIERRHAAAVGEQVYADFKNILQEVARLQIGWRATGADAADR, encoded by the coding sequence ATGACGCGGAGCGCGCGCAAGCAGGCGGAGCCCGACCTAGGCATCCTGGCCGGCCAGGTCCTGTTCGCCATGCAGAAGGAGCTGTTCGAGACTCTCGCCGAGCAGGGACACCCCCGGCTGCGGCCGCGGCACGGTGCCGTGCTGGCCTATCTCGACGCGGAGGGCAGCCGCGCGACGGAGCTGTCCCGGCTGTCCGGCCAGCACAAGCAGGTGATCGGCACCCTCGTCGACGAGCTGGTCGAGCTGGGCTACGTGCGCCGTGAGCCCGACCCGGAAGACCGCCGGGCCAAGCTGGTGGTCCCCACCGCGCTCGGGCTGGACGAGATGACCCGTTCGGACGCCATCATGGCGGCCATCGAGCGGCGCCACGCGGCGGCCGTCGGCGAGCAGGTCTACGCCGACTTCAAAAACATTCTTCAGGAGGTCGCCCGGCTCCAGATCGGCTGGCGCGCGACCGGCGCCGACGCGGCCGACCGCTGA